One genomic window of Acomys russatus chromosome 29, mAcoRus1.1, whole genome shotgun sequence includes the following:
- the Plk3 gene encoding serine/threonine-protein kinase PLK3 — MEPAAGFLSPRPFPRAAAPSSPHAGPGPPASASPRSEPEVLVGPPAPDPSRLITDPRSGRTYIKGRLLGKGGFARCYEATDTQTSVAYAVKVIPQSRVAKPHQREKILNEIELHRDLQHRHIVRFSHHFEDADNIYIFLELCSRKSLAHIWKARHTLLEPEVRYYLRQILSGLKYLHQRGILHRDLKLGNFFITENMELKVGDFGLAARLEPPDQRKKTICGTPNYVAPEVLLRQGHGPEADVWSLGCVMYTLLCGSPPFETADLKETYRCIKQVRYTLPASLSLPARQLLAAILRASPRDRPSIEQILRHDFFTKGYTPDRLPVSSCVTAPDLTPPNPAKSLLAKVTKSLFGRKKNKNKQHSEEQDVSCLVSGLMRASIGHPDVKPEAPAASGLAPVSLVETAAEDSSPRGTLASSADGFEEGLTVATVVESALCALRNCVAFMPPAEQNPAPLAQPEPLVWVSKWVDYSNKFGFGYQLSSRRVAVLFNDGTHMALSANRKTVHYNPTSTKHFSFSVGSVPRALQPQLGILRYFASYMEQHLMKGGDLPSVEEVEVPAPPLLLQWVKTDQALLMLFSDGTVQVNFYGDHTKLILSGWEPLLVTFVARNRSACTYLASHLRQLGCSPDLRQRLRYALRLLRDRSPA, encoded by the exons ATGGAGCCCGCCGCCGGCTTCTTGTCCCCGCGCCCCTTCCCGCGCGCGGCCGCCCCATCCTCGCCCCACGCCGGCCCGGGGCCGCCTGCCAGTGCCTCGCCGCGCTCGGAGCCTGAGGTGCTGGTCGGGCCACCGGCACCGGACCCCAGTCGTCTCATCACCGACCCTCGAAGCGGCCGTACCTACATCAAGGGCCGCTTGTTGGGCAAG GGGGGCTTCGCCCGCTGCTATGAAGCCACTGACACCCAGACCAGTGTAGCCTACGCGGTCAAAGTCATCCCGCAGAGCCGCGTCGCCAAGCCGCATCAGCGCGAGAAG ATCCTAAACGAGATCGAGTTGCACCGAGACCTACAACATCGCCATATCGTTCGCTTTTCGCACCATTTCGAGGATGCTGACAATATATACAttttcctggaactctgtagccGCAAG TCCCTGGCCCACATCTGGAAGGCCCGGCACACCCTGTTGGAACCAGAGGTTCGCTACTACCTGCGCCAGATCCTTTCTGGCCTCAAGTACTTGCACCAGAGGGGTATTCTGCACAGAGACCTCAAGCTGG GAAATTTTTTCATCACTGAGAACATGGAACTGAAGGTGGGGGATTTTGGGCTGGCAGCTCGGTTAGAGCCCCCAGACCAGAGGAAAAA GACCATCTGTGGCACGCCCAACTATGTGGCTCCAGAAGTGCTGCTGAGACAGGGCCATGGCCCGGAGGCAGACGTGTGGTCACTTGGTTGTGTCAT GTACACACTCCTGTGTGGGAGCCCTCCTTTTGAGACGGCTGACTTGAAGGAGACATATCGCTGCATCAAGCAGGTCCGTTATACACTGCCTGCCAGCCTCTCACTGCCGGCCCGGCAGCTCCTGGCCGCCATCCTTCGAGCTTCACCCCGAGACCGCCCCTCTATTGAACAGATCCTGCGCCATGACTTCTTTACGAAG GGCTACACCCCTGATCGGCTCCCTGTCAGCAGCTGTGTGACAGCCCCAGATCTGACACCCCCCAATCCTGCGAAGAGTCTGTTGGCCAAAGTTACCAAGAGCCTATTTggcaggaaaaagaacaaaa ATAAGCAGCATTCTGAGGAGCAGGATGTCTCCTGCTTGGTGAGCGGCCTTATGCGCGCATCCATCGGTCATCCAGATGTCAAACCTGAG GCTCCAGCAGCTTCAGGTCTGGCCCCTGTCAGTTTGGTAGAGACAGCTGCTGAGGACAGCTCACCCCGTGGGACACTGGCAAGCAGTGCAGATg GGTTTGAAGAAGGTTTGACTGTGGCCACAGTGGTGGAGTCTGCTCTCTGTGCACTGAGAAACTGCGTGGCCTTCATGCCCCCAG CGGAACAGAACCCAGCCCCGTTGGCACAGCCGGAGCCTCTGGTGTGGGTCAGCAAGTGGGTTGACTACTCCAACAAGTTTGGCTTTGGGTATCAGCTGTCCAGCCGTCGTGTAGCTGTGCTCTTCaatgatggcacacacatggCCCTGTCAGCCAATAGAAA GACTGTGCACTACAACCCCACCAGCACGAAgcatttctccttctctgtgggTTCTGTACCCCGTGCTCTGCAGCCTCAGCTGGGCATCCTGCGGTATTTTGCCTCCTACATGGAGCAGCATCTCATGAAG GGTGGAGATCTGCCCAGTGTGGAAGAGGTAGAGGTGCCTGCGCCGCCCCTGTTGCTGCAGTGGGTCAAGACTGATCAGGCCCTACTTATGCTGTTTAGTGATGGCACTGTCCAG GTGAACTTCTATGGGGACCACACAAAGCTGATCCTCAGTGGCTGGGAGCCTCTCCTTGTGACTTTTGTGGCCCGAAATCGCAGCGCTTGCACATACCTCGCTTCCCACCTCCGGCAGCTGGGCTGCTCCCCAGACTTGAGGCAGCGGCTCCGCTATGCACTGCGGCTGCTCAGGGACCGAAGTCCTGCCTAG
- the Dynlt4 gene encoding dynein light chain Tctex-type 4: protein MACKTLPSGRQEEETTKDLALKSPPGKSGGHLPSIDETRPIGPGPASRRGSLLGLHPSFSRRNSLAGPLVGPGGRRLSLGPVPSLGSRVSFSGLPLVPARRMAPSYRIEPAPGERWEAASAQRVLEAALNAELNDVCYSGTEAGKLTQALCEQIRMRVRELSLPRYKLVCSVVLGPREGQGVHVVSRALWDEVHDGLASATFTNTSLFAVATVHAVYWE, encoded by the coding sequence ATGGCGTGCAAGACTTTGCCATCCGGACGCCAGGAAGAGGAGACTACCAAAGACCTGGCTCTGAAATCACCACCAGGGAAGTCCGGAGGTCACCTGCCCAGCATTGATGAGACCCGACCTATAGGTCCAGGCCCAGCCTCCCGCCGCGGCTCCCTGCTGGGCCTACACCCATCCTTTTCCCGCCGCAACTCACTGGCGGGACCTTTAGTGGGTCCTGGAGGTCGACGGCTATCCCTGGGCCCAGTGCCCTCTCTAGGTTCACGAGTTAGCTTTTCTGGGCTGCCCCTGGTGCCTGCCCGTAGGATGGCACCCTCATACCGCATAGAACCAGCGCCAGGGGAGCGCTGGGAAGCTGCAAGTGCCCAGCGTGTCCTGGAGGCAGCACTGAATGCAGAACTGAACGACGTGTGCTACTCCGGTACTGAGGCGGGGAAACTGACGCAGGCGTTGTGCGAGCAGATACGCATGCGCGTTCGGGAGCTCAGCCTACCCCGCTACAAACTGGTGTGTAGCGTGGTGCTGGGGCCACGCGAGGGACAGGGTGTGCACGTGGTCAGCCGGGCACTCTGGGATGAGGTGCACGATGGATTGGCCTCTGCCACTTTCACCAACACGTCACTGTTCGCTGTAGCTACAGTCCACGCCGTCTACTGGGAATGA